A genome region from Sceloporus undulatus isolate JIND9_A2432 ecotype Alabama chromosome 1, SceUnd_v1.1, whole genome shotgun sequence includes the following:
- the CD5 gene encoding T-cell surface glycoprotein CD5 isoform X1 — protein sequence MRRIVPMRVTHLLALIALMLVGLWGVTCDGRQRESPEEWDVRLDGIGSRCSGLLEMHHKGKWKRISGVHWSLQNAELACKQLHCGVPFGIVTPFPKEPEKQEICLRECQANATAFKDCTWQESNCSYHLGVVCQDPVQAPTVQPEPTTTLLMTSSKPIDTTVIMLEDGTALCSGTVELKFGGHWEMVCLGLQKWWKDLAPRVCEGADCEAAIELKGLSSKKPLPIHWEKVQCERKNLSLHCLNRTKPCLTLVKCSGQDFKPNQSRTETILRILLGLALTTFLLITCIPPIYKKIMKKYFKKRQHQWIGPNAVNQNVSFHRNSSASFHPHPQGQVVQEQDNRVFKKTSYLSPYAALEGATNRISNPPDNSSDSDYDLCSAQQL from the exons ggGTCACTTGTGAcggcagacagagagagagccCAGAAG AGTGGGATGTGAGACTTGATGGCATTGGCTCCAGATGTTCCGGGTTGCTGGAAATGCATCACAAAGGCAAATGGAAGAGAATTTCTGGTGTACATTGGTCACTACAAAATGCAGAACTTGCCTGTAAACAACTTCATTGTGGTGTCCCCTTTGGAATTGTGACACCATTTCCCAAAGAACCAGAAAAGCAAGAAATTTGCTTGAGGGAGTGCCAAGCAAATGCAACAGCCTTCAAGGACTGTACATGGCAGGAATCCAACTGCAGTTATCATCTGGGTGTGGTTTGTCAAG ATCCTGTGCAAGCACCCACTGTGCAACCAGAACCAACTACAACACTGCTCATGACTTCTTCAAAGCCCATAG ATACTACAGTGATAATGCTAGAAGATGGAACTGCATTGTGCTCTGGGACTGTAGAGCTCAAGTTTGGAGGCCATTGGGAAATGGTTTGCCTGGGCTTACAGAAATGGTGGAAAGATCTGGCACCTAGGGTCTGTGAAGGAGCAGACTGTGAAGCTGCAATAGAACTGAAGGGCCTGAGCAGCAAGAAGCCATTGCCCATCCACTGGGAGAAAGTGCAGTGTGAGAGAAAAAACCTCAGTTTGCATTGTTTGAATAGGACTAAACCATGCCTTACATTGGTGAAATGCTCAG GCCAAGATTTCAAGCCCAATCAATCCAGGACAGAAACCATCCTAAGAATCCTGCTGGGTCTTGCCCTGACTACATTTCTCCTGATTACCTGCATACCCCCTATCTataagaaaataatgaagaaat ATTTCAAAAAGAGGCAACACCAGTGGATTGGGCCAAATGCAGTAAACCAGAATG TTTCATTCCATCGCAACAGTTCTGCCAGCTTCCACCCACATCCCCAAGGCCAAGTTGTTCAAGAACAGGATAACAGAGTCTTCAAGAAAACCTCTTATCTCTCGCCCTATGCAG CTCTAGAAGGGGCAACAAACAGAATTTCCAACCCTCCGGATAACTCCTCTGATAGTGATTATGACTTATGTTCTGCCCAGCAACTGTAA
- the CD5 gene encoding T-cell surface glycoprotein CD5 isoform X2 codes for MRRIVPMRVTHLLALIALMLVGLWGVTCDGRQRESPEDPVQAPTVQPEPTTTLLMTSSKPIDTTVIMLEDGTALCSGTVELKFGGHWEMVCLGLQKWWKDLAPRVCEGADCEAAIELKGLSSKKPLPIHWEKVQCERKNLSLHCLNRTKPCLTLVKCSGQDFKPNQSRTETILRILLGLALTTFLLITCIPPIYKKIMKKYFKKRQHQWIGPNAVNQNVSFHRNSSASFHPHPQGQVVQEQDNRVFKKTSYLSPYAALEGATNRISNPPDNSSDSDYDLCSAQQL; via the exons ggGTCACTTGTGAcggcagacagagagagagccCAGAAG ATCCTGTGCAAGCACCCACTGTGCAACCAGAACCAACTACAACACTGCTCATGACTTCTTCAAAGCCCATAG ATACTACAGTGATAATGCTAGAAGATGGAACTGCATTGTGCTCTGGGACTGTAGAGCTCAAGTTTGGAGGCCATTGGGAAATGGTTTGCCTGGGCTTACAGAAATGGTGGAAAGATCTGGCACCTAGGGTCTGTGAAGGAGCAGACTGTGAAGCTGCAATAGAACTGAAGGGCCTGAGCAGCAAGAAGCCATTGCCCATCCACTGGGAGAAAGTGCAGTGTGAGAGAAAAAACCTCAGTTTGCATTGTTTGAATAGGACTAAACCATGCCTTACATTGGTGAAATGCTCAG GCCAAGATTTCAAGCCCAATCAATCCAGGACAGAAACCATCCTAAGAATCCTGCTGGGTCTTGCCCTGACTACATTTCTCCTGATTACCTGCATACCCCCTATCTataagaaaataatgaagaaat ATTTCAAAAAGAGGCAACACCAGTGGATTGGGCCAAATGCAGTAAACCAGAATG TTTCATTCCATCGCAACAGTTCTGCCAGCTTCCACCCACATCCCCAAGGCCAAGTTGTTCAAGAACAGGATAACAGAGTCTTCAAGAAAACCTCTTATCTCTCGCCCTATGCAG CTCTAGAAGGGGCAACAAACAGAATTTCCAACCCTCCGGATAACTCCTCTGATAGTGATTATGACTTATGTTCTGCCCAGCAACTGTAA
- the VPS37C gene encoding vacuolar protein sorting-associated protein 37C: MESFRDKTVDELKELEENSEEIERLALDSNEIQDLQLEREMALATNRSLAEQNLTFQEPLETGRANLSDKYRELQTLVERYHEQKAKLEKYSKAMQPGTLLNLLQVEGQKIEEESEAMSERFLEGEVPLETFLEQFSSMRKLSHLRRVKVEKLQEMLRKSQSSQEPPNSTAFNHQHPASIPAGPVIQQPQTSSSGGPPFPLPYSLSPCMATGPSAHGALQPAPFAVTPVMAGYAASQPNPQPPFPYKPFSGPGYPPVSAGASVPQSQASDPSSSPGYSWSPSRTPPSRPGYPQFPPRASSTGPGFPQPPYFPPGGKSQCPYPTQSAVPNFPVPSQPPYPTGPSPSFGYPAPPLPPRGPSWSGY, translated from the exons atggagtcctTCAGAGACAAGACAGTAGATGAACTGAAGGAACTGGAAGAGAATTCAGAGGAGATTGAGCGGCTGGCACTGGATTCTAATGAG ATCCAGGATCTACAGCTGGAAAGGGAAATGGCTTTGGCCACAAATCGTAGCCTTGCAGAACAGAACCTCACGTTCCAGGAACCCTTAGAGACAGGACGTGCGAACCTCTCAGATAAATACAGGGAGCTGCAAACACTGGTTGAACGATACCACGAGCAGAAGGCAAAATTAG AGAAATACTCAAAAGCAATGCAGCCTGGCACCCTGCTAAATCTTCTTCAGGTAGAAGGGCAGAAAATTGAAGAGGAATCTGAG GCAATGTCTGAAAGGTTCCTGGAGGGTGAAGTGCCTCTGGAGACATTTCTTGAGCAGTTTTCCTCCATGAGGAAGTTGTCCCATCTGCGGCGGGTGAAGGTGGAGAAGCTTCAGGAAATGCTGAGGAAATCTCAGTCTTCACAAGAGCCACCCAACAGCACTGCATTCAACCATCAACATCCTGCCAGCATACCTGCTGGACCTGTAATTCAGCAGCCACAGACTAGTTCATCTGGGGGACCACCCTTTCCTTTACCTTATAGTCTATCCCCTTGCATGGCTACTGGCCCTTCAGCTCATGGAGCTCTCCAGCCAGCTCCTTTTGCTGTAACACCCGTTATGGCAGGATATGCCGCTTCTCAACCAAATCCCCAACCTCCATTTCCTTATAAACCATTCTCAGGTCCTGGATACCCTCCTGTGTCCGCTGGGGCTTCAGTGCCCCAGTCTCAGGCAAGTGACCCTTCTTCATCCCCTGGGTATTCTTGGTCTCCGTCCAGAACACCCCCTAGTAGACCAGGATACCCACAATTCCCTCCTAGGGCTTCATCTACAGGGCCAGGTTTTCCTCAGCCTCCGTATTTTCCACCAGGCGGAAAGTCACAGTGCCCATATCCTACTCAGTCTGCAGTGCCTAATTTTCCTGTTCCTTCTCAGCCTCCCTATCCCACAGGCCCAAGCCCATCCTTTGGGTATCCAGCACCACCTCTGCCCCCTCGAGGCCCTTCTTGGTCAGGATACTAG